A genome region from Patescibacteria group bacterium includes the following:
- a CDS encoding YerC/YecD family TrpR-related protein, with protein MEQQLSTKQANDLFDAILSLKSAKECKAFLRDLCTLSEIEAMIERLHVAKMVKSDIPYREISAKTGSSTATVTRVAHWFHHGMGGYGLVLDRVK; from the coding sequence ATGGAACAACAGCTCTCGACAAAACAGGCCAATGACCTTTTTGACGCAATATTATCGCTCAAATCAGCCAAAGAATGCAAAGCATTTCTTAGGGATCTCTGCACTCTGTCTGAAATTGAGGCGATGATAGAACGTTTACATGTTGCCAAAATGGTTAAAAGTGACATACCATACCGTGAAATTAGCGCTAAAACCGGTTCAAGTACCGCTACCGTCACCCGTGTGGCCCATTGGTTTCATCATGGGATGGGTGGCTATGGGCTTGTGCTTGACCGCGTGAAATAA
- the hisS gene encoding histidine--tRNA ligase: MNKIQPTILKGTRDVLPPQMIQRNAVMETMRKTFESFGYAPIETPIICPAETILGKYGEEGDRLTYSFKDRGGRLIALPYDLTVPFARFFAANYQKLPFPFKRYQMQRVWRAEKPQKGRLREFYQCDIDIIGSKSLICEAEIVKIIAVVFEKLGIRNIVIKANSRRLMNAILQSYGIDQDNAVSVIRIIDKMTKIGKDSVISELKKMGVNDAEKIIKTLSPEDTNANTLKKLAAYDSSSLEEFLAYCNTLGVPEKCLQIDPTLARGLDYYTGLTFEAVSENTDFGSICAGGRYDDLCGIFSDKNFSGVGVAFGFERIMLLLEQLRLLPNGSAPSQVLVTIFDKNSIQEALQIYNRLIEAGVAAEIYFEPEKLSKQFKFADKKQIPFVLIQGPDERGKSEITVKRMQNGKQKTLPVSQLISYLGNFYETK; encoded by the coding sequence ATGAACAAAATCCAACCAACGATTCTCAAAGGAACCCGCGATGTGCTCCCTCCGCAAATGATACAGCGCAATGCGGTCATGGAAACCATGCGTAAGACTTTTGAAAGTTTCGGATATGCACCGATTGAAACGCCGATAATTTGCCCTGCGGAGACCATTTTGGGCAAATATGGCGAAGAAGGAGACCGGCTCACCTATTCATTCAAAGACCGAGGGGGAAGGCTCATCGCGTTGCCATATGATTTGACGGTGCCCTTCGCGCGTTTTTTCGCGGCAAATTATCAAAAATTGCCTTTTCCTTTCAAGCGCTACCAAATGCAGCGTGTGTGGAGAGCGGAAAAACCGCAAAAAGGTCGCCTGCGCGAATTTTACCAGTGCGATATTGACATCATCGGATCAAAAAGCCTGATCTGTGAAGCAGAAATTGTCAAAATTATCGCGGTAGTATTTGAAAAACTGGGAATTCGAAACATCGTGATCAAGGCGAACTCAAGACGGCTGATGAATGCAATATTGCAGTCTTATGGCATTGATCAAGACAATGCGGTATCAGTCATTCGCATAATCGACAAAATGACAAAAATCGGGAAGGATTCTGTAATATCAGAATTGAAAAAAATGGGGGTAAACGACGCCGAAAAAATAATCAAAACGCTTTCTCCTGAAGATACAAACGCAAACACGCTGAAAAAACTAGCCGCGTACGACAGCTCCTCTTTGGAAGAATTTTTAGCTTACTGTAATACCCTTGGCGTACCTGAAAAATGCCTCCAAATTGATCCGACGCTGGCGAGAGGGCTCGATTACTATACTGGGCTTACCTTTGAGGCGGTGAGCGAGAATACGGATTTCGGATCAATATGCGCCGGCGGCCGTTATGACGATCTCTGCGGCATTTTCTCTGATAAAAACTTTTCCGGAGTCGGCGTCGCGTTCGGTTTTGAACGGATCATGCTATTGCTCGAACAACTGCGGCTTTTACCCAACGGCAGCGCACCGTCGCAAGTTCTCGTGACTATTTTTGATAAAAATTCAATCCAAGAAGCGCTGCAGATTTATAACAGGCTCATTGAAGCCGGCGTCGCGGCGGAAATTTACTTTGAACCTGAAAAGCTGTCAAAACAATTCAAATTCGCGGATAAAAAACAAATTCCGTTTGTGCTTATTCAGGGGCCTGATGAGAGGGGAAAAAGTGAAATTACCGTCAAACGAATGCAAAACGGAAAACAGAAAACTTTGCCGGTAAGCCAATTAATTTCCTATCTAGGAAATTTCTATGAAACGAAATAA
- a CDS encoding ABC transporter permease, with product MFFSPIKSSIKILRKSRNRTFLSILGIVIGIAAVIIIMSVGAGAQSLIFNQITSVGSNLIGVLPGYSDEEGPPASIMGIAVTTLKHEDALALKKITGVEAVTSYVRGIESIQWQNQTTDATYIGTTAEYPQVESADMEIGDFFDASSETGIARVAVLGWQVWQELFGDQSPVGETIRIKSEQFRVIGVIEKKGVQGFENKDMQVFIPLETAQKLMLGIRHVNMIRIKVVSDEMVSTALDQTKAILRERHRLTGTMPDDFTARAATQALDSLGQITNALKFFLAGIAAISLLVGGVGIMNIMLIAVNERMREIGLRKAVGATNSNIQTQFLSEALVLTVVGGVIGIIVGAAVSALVALVANYLGYQWQYVVTLSSIVLGVGFSGMVGIVFGWYPARRASKLEPVEALRYE from the coding sequence ATGTTTTTCTCCCCCATTAAATCCTCTATTAAAATCCTCCGAAAGAGCCGCAACCGGACTTTTTTATCCATACTCGGGATTGTCATCGGCATTGCCGCCGTCATTATTATCATGTCCGTGGGCGCGGGCGCGCAAAGCCTCATCTTCAACCAAATCACGTCCGTCGGATCCAATCTCATCGGGGTGCTGCCCGGCTACAGCGACGAAGAAGGGCCGCCCGCGTCAATCATGGGCATCGCGGTGACCACCCTCAAACATGAGGACGCACTGGCGCTAAAAAAAATTACGGGAGTGGAGGCGGTGACGAGCTACGTGCGCGGCATTGAGAGCATCCAGTGGCAGAACCAAACAACGGACGCCACCTACATCGGCACTACTGCCGAATACCCGCAGGTGGAATCGGCTGATATGGAGATAGGCGATTTCTTTGACGCATCAAGCGAAACCGGCATCGCGCGCGTCGCAGTCCTCGGCTGGCAAGTCTGGCAGGAACTCTTCGGCGACCAAAGCCCCGTAGGAGAAACCATACGGATAAAAAGCGAACAGTTTCGCGTCATCGGCGTGATAGAGAAAAAAGGGGTGCAGGGATTTGAAAACAAAGATATGCAAGTGTTTATTCCCCTCGAGACTGCGCAAAAACTCATGCTGGGGATCCGCCATGTCAATATGATTCGCATCAAGGTGGTGAGCGATGAAATGGTGTCCACCGCACTCGACCAGACCAAAGCAATCCTAAGAGAGCGCCACCGCCTCACCGGCACGATGCCTGACGACTTCACGGCGCGCGCGGCAACCCAAGCGCTTGATTCGCTCGGCCAGATCACCAATGCGTTGAAATTTTTCCTGGCGGGGATCGCCGCCATCTCCCTTTTGGTGGGCGGCGTAGGCATAATGAATATCATGCTGATTGCCGTCAATGAGCGGATGAGGGAAATCGGACTTCGCAAAGCAGTAGGCGCCACCAATAGCAACATCCAGACACAATTTTTATCGGAAGCCTTGGTGCTCACGGTAGTGGGTGGTGTCATTGGCATTATCGTGGGCGCCGCGGTGTCCGCGCTCGTGGCGCTCGTGGCAAATTACCTTGGCTACCAATGGCAATATGTGGTCACCCTCTCATCGATTGTGCTTGGTGTTGGCTTTTCCGGCATGGTGGGCATCGTGTTCGGCTGGTATCCTGCCCGACGGGCATCAAAACTCGAACCCGTGGAAGCGCTGAGATATGAATAA
- a CDS encoding PEP-utilizing enzyme: MDITKLYQTQISLTEWLEKIGHEKARAFREEDNEKRERMKVLNEVIGLPFDRPVQFSAMDIASQSALFQEFFAARGDELCALRLIPLDPSLPKLRMRGHTVKEAVAWFHAQQIEPVNYRADFVSHKTTLWSTIFVVNAYGICGEIIRGGHYQLTQGFYAEQVPLTFSFDWREWTLSGDDQEAQQHLLAIMKHLLVEERHIQDVLQQKLGALFSNNYLQGYFETVTVEESGIWFLDYNRLLGSLYSEFQILHHHVDVGVKATLKGHIGHGGVVQGRVRIVPEARVQEGIFKENEVLVCTMTTPEYITLITQAIAVVTDLGGVLTHAAIICRELKKPCIVGTQNATSILQQGDLVEVDADHGIVNVLSRNAVLA; the protein is encoded by the coding sequence ATGGATATTACGAAACTTTACCAGACGCAGATTTCTTTGACGGAATGGCTGGAGAAAATCGGCCATGAAAAGGCAAGGGCTTTCCGCGAGGAAGACAATGAAAAGCGTGAACGGATGAAGGTGCTCAATGAAGTGATCGGGCTTCCCTTTGACAGGCCTGTGCAATTTTCGGCAATGGATATTGCTTCGCAGAGCGCCCTATTTCAGGAATTCTTTGCCGCGCGGGGTGACGAACTATGCGCGTTAAGGCTCATTCCCCTTGACCCTTCTTTGCCTAAGCTGCGCATGCGGGGGCATACGGTAAAAGAGGCCGTGGCATGGTTCCATGCGCAGCAGATTGAACCGGTGAACTACAGGGCAGATTTTGTTTCCCATAAAACCACGCTGTGGTCAACCATTTTCGTCGTCAATGCATATGGTATTTGCGGAGAAATCATTCGCGGAGGCCACTATCAGCTCACGCAGGGGTTTTACGCTGAACAGGTGCCTCTCACATTCTCTTTTGATTGGCGTGAGTGGACATTAAGCGGAGATGATCAGGAGGCGCAGCAGCATTTGCTGGCTATCATGAAGCACCTTTTGGTAGAAGAGAGGCATATCCAGGATGTGCTGCAACAGAAATTGGGAGCTTTATTTTCAAATAATTATTTGCAGGGTTATTTTGAAACCGTGACCGTGGAGGAATCCGGGATATGGTTTCTTGATTATAATAGGCTGTTGGGATCGCTCTACAGCGAATTCCAGATTCTGCACCATCATGTTGACGTAGGGGTTAAAGCTACACTCAAGGGCCACATAGGGCATGGAGGGGTCGTGCAAGGCCGCGTGCGCATCGTGCCTGAAGCGCGCGTGCAGGAAGGAATATTTAAAGAGAATGAAGTGTTGGTGTGCACTATGACCACGCCAGAGTACATCACCCTCATCACGCAGGCAATCGCGGTAGTGACTGATCTTGGCGGCGTACTCACCCATGCGGCGATTATTTGCCGGGAATTGAAGAAACCGTGCATTGTCGGCACACAGAACGCAACCTCCATACTGCAACAGGGAGATTTGGTCGAGGTTGACGCGGATCACGGCATCGTAAATGTTTTATCGCGTAATGCAGTGCTTGCATGA
- a CDS encoding radical SAM protein → MKKRVLFLQFTIGTLDRGYWNPLGLAPHDYFYAEPGVAWVAQAIAADHEVQVIDCDFLNDEEVLSSIAQFGPNIVGFSCFTAGYPRAQRITWLINSAIVKLWGGWHASMISAQVLAENPNSIVVKGRGEGVIRDIVNSPRHYTGTIIDGNAIPAPRHYPFSVVTRTPYFKFFGVPPEQKTASVVICGGCTLGCSYCPSARSGLGFMRSPEDIIHEVIQLEERGVNFIFVRDENPFLLKFRPWLLRFCDLAERTIRGRVQFHSFGDARFVDTELVQALAGAGWSGLDIGIEHITAAGRKRLGRKQDWWKTVEAFEMMKNKGLFLTANFIVWAPGDTLKTFNQTLLGLKELRPDELLPLFFTPLPGLADGKFDSLPRRTQRLEDFHFLKPILVNDAQVTDEELIVQRKLLMRNYYSSSEYIALMKFRRRQFGDQRFKNLTAIRRQRFLKYGIDLWNL, encoded by the coding sequence ATGAAAAAGAGAGTATTGTTTTTGCAATTCACGATCGGTACACTAGACCGTGGATATTGGAATCCTCTTGGTTTGGCTCCGCATGATTATTTCTACGCGGAGCCAGGTGTCGCTTGGGTGGCACAAGCGATCGCGGCCGACCACGAAGTCCAAGTGATCGACTGCGACTTCTTGAACGATGAGGAAGTGTTGTCCTCAATCGCCCAATTTGGTCCCAATATCGTCGGATTTTCCTGCTTCACCGCAGGATATCCACGAGCACAGAGGATTACCTGGTTAATTAATTCGGCAATTGTGAAACTTTGGGGCGGTTGGCACGCATCAATGATCTCGGCGCAAGTGCTCGCGGAGAACCCAAATTCTATCGTAGTCAAGGGAAGAGGCGAGGGAGTTATTCGAGATATCGTGAATTCGCCCCGGCACTACACCGGAACAATTATCGATGGGAACGCGATTCCAGCGCCGCGACATTATCCCTTCTCCGTGGTTACGCGGACGCCGTATTTTAAATTCTTCGGCGTTCCACCGGAACAAAAAACAGCTTCTGTCGTTATTTGCGGAGGCTGCACTTTAGGGTGCAGCTATTGCCCATCGGCCAGATCTGGTCTCGGGTTTATGCGATCCCCTGAAGATATCATTCACGAAGTAATACAGCTCGAAGAACGAGGAGTCAACTTTATCTTTGTTCGAGATGAAAATCCCTTCCTCCTCAAGTTTCGACCATGGTTGCTCCGCTTCTGTGATCTCGCCGAACGAACAATTCGTGGACGGGTTCAATTCCATTCATTCGGCGACGCACGCTTTGTCGACACAGAACTCGTTCAAGCACTGGCAGGAGCAGGATGGAGCGGTTTGGATATCGGGATAGAACACATCACCGCTGCGGGTCGCAAACGCTTAGGAAGAAAACAGGACTGGTGGAAAACCGTCGAGGCGTTCGAAATGATGAAGAATAAGGGTTTATTTTTGACCGCAAATTTCATTGTCTGGGCTCCTGGAGATACTCTTAAAACATTTAACCAAACACTACTGGGTCTTAAGGAACTCCGACCTGACGAATTACTGCCGCTATTTTTCACTCCTTTACCAGGATTGGCCGATGGCAAGTTTGACAGTCTTCCAAGGCGAACCCAACGATTGGAGGATTTTCATTTTTTAAAACCAATTCTGGTAAATGACGCACAAGTAACCGATGAGGAGCTCATCGTACAGAGGAAACTCCTCATGCGAAATTATTACTCTTCATCTGAATATATAGCTTTAATGAAATTCCGAAGACGACAATTCGGAGACCAGCGGTTCAAGAATCTCACCGCCATCCGCCGGCAAAGGTTCTTGAAATACGGCATTGATCTATGGAACCTTTAG
- a CDS encoding helix-turn-helix domain-containing protein, whose protein sequence is MKILEKLGLSQKEASIFTTLLKLGASEVREISQISGIKRPTVYFCLERLIKLGVIEVSVKKGKKAYSAVDPEELLKLVRAQKAEIEAKENSLMKALPRLQALAAASPATMPHVRIYEGVMSLWKLGSELLHDRHDLLFVYSGNTVLAHTTLAQILKKFTKKRRQIGGSKLYAITDRNLISEKRFQEGDTLFREYRFLSKPITFNSIFCLCGDKIVLVSFEKVPQAIVIESVPIAQILCFLFWSLWESLGRDEKTK, encoded by the coding sequence ATGAAAATTCTAGAAAAATTGGGATTATCACAGAAAGAGGCAAGTATCTTTACCACCTTGCTTAAGCTTGGAGCGAGTGAAGTTAGGGAAATCAGCCAAATTTCGGGTATTAAACGTCCCACTGTGTATTTTTGCTTGGAGCGACTCATTAAGCTTGGGGTTATCGAAGTGAGCGTTAAAAAGGGCAAGAAAGCTTACAGCGCGGTCGATCCGGAAGAATTGTTAAAACTTGTCCGCGCGCAGAAGGCTGAAATTGAAGCAAAAGAAAATAGCCTTATGAAAGCTTTGCCGCGATTGCAAGCACTCGCTGCCGCGTCTCCGGCGACGATGCCGCACGTGAGAATATATGAAGGCGTGATGTCTCTGTGGAAACTGGGGAGCGAGCTCCTCCATGATCGGCATGATCTTCTTTTTGTGTACTCGGGAAATACAGTACTTGCACACACGACGTTGGCGCAGATCCTTAAAAAATTTACAAAAAAACGCCGCCAGATTGGTGGGTCAAAGCTCTATGCGATTACCGATCGTAATTTGATTAGTGAGAAACGGTTTCAGGAAGGCGACACGTTATTCCGCGAGTATCGCTTTTTGTCTAAACCAATTACGTTCAATTCCATCTTCTGTCTCTGTGGTGATAAAATTGTCCTGGTCTCGTTTGAGAAAGTACCACAAGCGATAGTGATTGAGAGTGTACCAATTGCGCAAATTTTGTGTTTCTTATTTTGGTCACTGTGGGAATCGCTGGGAAGGGATGAGAAAACCAAATAA
- a CDS encoding nucleotide pyrophosphohydrolase, giving the protein MDSIETLLNKIRAFTNARDWDQYHNPKDLAISLVLEAAEVLEHFQWKNGEELALYLDAQKGEVSDELSDVLVYLLMLSDKLGIDLITAAQKKIRKNEAKYPIEKSKGKNTKYTKL; this is encoded by the coding sequence ATGGACTCAATAGAGACTCTTCTTAATAAAATACGCGCATTTACCAATGCCCGGGATTGGGATCAGTACCATAATCCCAAAGATCTTGCCATTTCGCTTGTGTTGGAGGCTGCTGAAGTCCTAGAGCATTTTCAATGGAAAAATGGAGAAGAGCTCGCTCTATACCTCGATGCCCAGAAGGGCGAAGTGAGCGATGAACTTTCAGATGTGCTGGTTTACCTGCTAATGTTGAGCGATAAGCTCGGCATTGACCTGATCACCGCCGCGCAGAAAAAAATCAGGAAAAACGAAGCGAAATATCCCATAGAGAAATCAAAGGGGAAGAATACAAAATATACAAAATTATAA
- a CDS encoding ABC transporter permease, with the protein MTLLSPLSISYRTLKAHKVRSLLTVLGLMIGVMSIILVMNMGQGIKHFVLSEASAFGTDFIQIEIKVPSTKHTSSENAMGLAQGITITTLKIKDAEQIAKHPNIKGYYANQMGQEIVSTDMDDKTAMLWGVSAQFFGLYQAQVAEGRPFTDEEDKSQEQVAVIGTALKKTLFNDDAALGKKIKVGTTKFTVIGVMEEQGSYFGFLDMDNIVFLPVRTLQKKIMGIDHLQSITAYLKDPNLAHATAEDITGILREQHAITDPKKDDFSVTTMDDALAMINTISGGITLLLVAIAAISLLVGGVGIMNVMYVSVSERTYEIGLRKAVGATEKAILWQFLWEAIFLTFSGGLVGVTLGTLQSFAVTYAARYAGIDWGFQFSWGGVALAVCFSVVVGLIFGIYPARKASRMQPVEALRQE; encoded by the coding sequence ATGACTCTCCTCTCTCCCCTCTCCATCTCCTACCGCACCTTGAAGGCCCACAAAGTGAGATCGCTGCTCACGGTACTTGGCCTCATGATCGGTGTCATGTCAATCATTCTCGTCATGAACATGGGGCAGGGCATCAAGCATTTCGTATTAAGCGAAGCATCGGCCTTTGGTACCGATTTTATCCAAATTGAAATCAAGGTGCCTTCCACGAAACATACCTCCAGCGAAAACGCCATGGGGCTCGCCCAGGGCATTACCATCACGACGCTGAAGATAAAAGACGCGGAACAGATAGCGAAACACCCTAATATCAAAGGCTATTACGCGAACCAAATGGGTCAGGAGATTGTGAGCACTGACATGGATGATAAAACGGCGATGCTCTGGGGTGTGTCAGCGCAGTTTTTTGGCCTGTATCAAGCGCAGGTGGCAGAAGGCCGCCCTTTTACCGATGAAGAAGACAAATCCCAGGAACAAGTGGCGGTCATCGGCACCGCTTTAAAAAAAACATTATTCAATGATGATGCCGCGCTCGGCAAGAAGATAAAAGTGGGAACGACGAAATTTACCGTCATCGGCGTCATGGAGGAGCAAGGAAGCTACTTTGGGTTCCTTGATATGGATAATATAGTCTTCTTGCCAGTGAGAACCCTGCAGAAAAAAATTATGGGCATTGACCACCTCCAGTCCATCACCGCATATTTGAAAGACCCTAATCTCGCGCATGCCACCGCAGAAGACATAACCGGCATCCTGCGTGAACAGCACGCGATTACTGATCCTAAAAAGGACGACTTTTCGGTCACCACCATGGATGATGCGCTTGCCATGATCAACACCATCAGCGGCGGCATCACGCTCTTGCTTGTCGCGATCGCCGCCATCTCCCTTTTGGTGGGCGGCGTGGGCATCATGAACGTGATGTATGTGTCGGTGTCAGAGCGCACGTATGAAATAGGGCTGCGCAAGGCGGTGGGAGCGACAGAAAAAGCAATCCTTTGGCAATTTTTATGGGAAGCGATTTTCTTGACATTTTCCGGAGGGCTTGTCGGCGTGACCTTAGGCACGCTCCAAAGTTTCGCCGTCACCTATGCGGCAAGGTATGCAGGAATTGACTGGGGCTTCCAATTTTCCTGGGGAGGCGTGGCGCTCGCGGTATGTTTTTCCGTGGTGGTCGGCCTCATCTTCGGCATTTATCCCGCGCGCAAAGCATCCCGCATGCAGCCAGTCGAAGCCCTAAGGCAAGAATAA
- the hisG gene encoding ATP phosphoribosyltransferase, which translates to MKRNNIRIAIQKEGRLKNPSLEFLESLGLQFSKASGRTLVVPCENVDVEILYVRHSDIPQYLQSGAADFAVVGGNVLYENNFNIREIKQLDFGICSLVIAIPIDSPIQKTQELEGERIATSYPNSLRKFLQKQKINASIIEITGSVEVAPALGLADAICDLTQTGNTLKENALKPIETLFDSMAVFIASPFESRQKSGFINKFLTQ; encoded by the coding sequence ATGAAACGAAATAATATCAGGATCGCAATTCAGAAAGAAGGGCGGCTTAAAAACCCGAGTCTTGAGTTTCTTGAATCTTTAGGCCTTCAATTTTCCAAAGCCAGCGGCAGAACGCTTGTCGTGCCCTGCGAGAACGTTGATGTCGAAATTTTGTATGTGCGACACAGCGATATACCGCAGTATCTCCAGAGCGGAGCGGCTGATTTTGCCGTTGTCGGCGGCAATGTGCTGTATGAAAATAATTTTAACATAAGAGAAATAAAACAACTGGATTTTGGCATATGCAGTTTGGTGATCGCCATACCAATCGACTCTCCCATTCAAAAAACACAGGAGCTTGAAGGAGAACGTATCGCAACGTCTTATCCAAACAGCTTGCGCAAATTTTTACAAAAACAAAAAATCAATGCGTCCATCATTGAAATAACGGGCTCCGTTGAAGTTGCGCCCGCGTTGGGGCTTGCAGATGCGATTTGCGATCTTACACAGACAGGGAATACGCTCAAAGAAAACGCTCTGAAACCGATAGAAACATTATTTGATTCTATGGCTGTATTCATTGCGTCGCCGTTTGAAAGCAGGCAGAAGAGTGGATTTATCAATAAATTTTTAACCCAATAA
- a CDS encoding NUDIX domain-containing protein: MKLLQEIHDRDLLKDADTRHGIYNDRKLSVRAVVINSVQKIALVYIKNRGYHKLPGGGVEDGESIAASLKRELREEVGCEVTLLHEVGRVIEYRDRARQMRDSYCWIARSVGELQEPQLTQDEKEKGLEIQWMGLEEAINVIRGEKVDNYFGIFIHARELAFLTEAKRIIDAGFSP, encoded by the coding sequence ATGAAGCTACTGCAAGAGATTCATGATCGTGATTTGTTGAAAGACGCTGATACGCGGCATGGAATATATAATGATCGTAAGCTCTCGGTGCGTGCGGTCGTGATTAATTCCGTGCAAAAGATTGCGCTTGTGTACATTAAAAACCGCGGTTACCACAAGCTGCCGGGCGGCGGCGTGGAAGACGGCGAATCAATTGCCGCGTCGCTGAAGAGGGAGTTGCGCGAGGAAGTGGGCTGTGAAGTCACTCTGCTCCATGAAGTGGGGCGCGTCATCGAGTATCGCGATCGCGCGCGGCAAATGAGGGATTCGTATTGTTGGATAGCGCGGTCGGTGGGCGAGCTACAAGAGCCGCAGCTTACCCAGGATGAGAAAGAGAAAGGGCTTGAAATCCAGTGGATGGGGCTTGAGGAAGCCATCAATGTGATACGCGGTGAGAAAGTGGACAATTATTTTGGCATATTCATCCACGCGCGGGAACTGGCGTTTCTCACTGAAGCCAAGCGCATCATTGATGCGGGATTCTCACCATAG
- the hisD gene encoding histidinol dehydrogenase, which yields MKKYYFKQLDDVLLKNLCERKAIRFDDVLPVVKNILDKVKNNGDEAVGEFTQKFDKVHLSSLAVTQQEIDRACKRIPTNIQNAFAQAARNIEKFHKSQLVKRIKVETAAGVTCFTETRPIEKVGLYIPGGTASLPSTVLMLAIPAKLAGCGEIVLVTPPAKDGNVPDVILFAATLCGIARIYKIGGAQAIAALAFGTESIPKVYKIFGPGNQYVTAAKMLVSIDPEGAAIDMPAGPTEVLVIADESARADFVAGDLLAQAEHGADSQAILIATSDKKADEVSDEAYRQLQTLPRKETAQKSLKNSFAIIVNSMNEALAFSNRYAPEHLILNVKNAFRYVPKVESAGSVFLGPYSCESAGDYASGANHTLPTYARARASGGVSVSSFQKQITFQKVTKQGAKNINPLVSTMAGQESLEGHKRAMQLRLE from the coding sequence ATGAAAAAATATTACTTCAAGCAACTTGACGACGTCTTATTAAAAAACCTTTGCGAAAGAAAGGCAATCCGTTTTGATGACGTTTTGCCCGTTGTTAAAAACATACTGGATAAAGTAAAAAATAATGGCGATGAAGCTGTGGGTGAATTTACGCAAAAATTCGACAAAGTTCACCTTTCGTCTCTCGCCGTAACTCAACAGGAAATTGATCGGGCTTGCAAGCGCATTCCGACAAACATTCAAAATGCTTTCGCACAAGCGGCGCGTAATATTGAGAAATTTCACAAATCACAATTGGTTAAACGGATAAAAGTGGAAACAGCAGCGGGGGTTACCTGTTTTACAGAGACGAGGCCGATTGAAAAAGTCGGATTATACATTCCGGGCGGCACCGCTTCCCTGCCTTCCACAGTGCTCATGCTTGCAATTCCTGCAAAGCTGGCGGGATGCGGGGAAATCGTGCTGGTGACCCCGCCCGCTAAAGACGGAAACGTCCCCGATGTTATATTATTCGCCGCCACGCTATGCGGAATTGCGCGAATCTATAAAATTGGCGGCGCACAAGCTATTGCGGCGCTTGCGTTCGGCACGGAAAGTATACCAAAGGTGTACAAAATTTTCGGTCCTGGCAATCAGTACGTCACCGCTGCAAAGATGCTTGTTTCCATCGATCCTGAAGGCGCTGCTATTGATATGCCCGCGGGCCCGACGGAGGTGCTGGTGATTGCCGATGAAAGCGCGCGAGCCGATTTTGTGGCAGGCGATCTTTTGGCGCAAGCGGAGCACGGTGCTGATTCGCAGGCGATACTCATTGCCACTTCCGACAAGAAAGCTGACGAGGTTTCAGATGAAGCGTATCGGCAACTACAAACCCTGCCGCGAAAAGAGACTGCTCAAAAATCTTTGAAAAACAGCTTCGCCATCATTGTCAATTCTATGAATGAGGCCCTTGCATTCTCCAACAGATATGCGCCGGAACACCTTATCTTGAATGTGAAAAACGCCTTCAGGTACGTGCCAAAAGTGGAAAGCGCCGGTTCCGTATTTTTAGGTCCGTACTCCTGTGAATCAGCCGGGGATTATGCAAGCGGTGCCAATCACACGTTGCCGACGTATGCGCGAGCCCGCGCCTCCGGAGGCGTCTCGGTAAGTAGTTTTCAAAAACAAATAACCTTTCAAAAAGTGACGAAGCAAGGCGCGAAAAATATAAACCCTCTCGTGTCCACCATGGCCGGTCAAGAATCGCTTGAGGGGCACAAAAGAGCCATGCAATTGCGTTTAGAATGA
- a CDS encoding SemiSWEET family transporter, protein MIELIGYTAAFLTASVMIPQIARSIRTKSVGDISFMMLALYITNTGLWVTYGVLIGAGPVVVADSFACCAGITQLIIKLKYNKL, encoded by the coding sequence ATGATTGAACTAATTGGATACACAGCAGCATTTCTTACGGCATCTGTTATGATACCTCAAATTGCTAGATCAATTCGCACGAAAAGCGTTGGAGATATCTCGTTTATGATGTTGGCTTTATACATTACAAATACAGGATTATGGGTAACTTATGGCGTTCTCATAGGGGCTGGACCTGTTGTCGTAGCAGATAGTTTTGCTTGCTGTGCTGGAATTACACAATTAATTATAAAATTAAAATACAATAAATTATGA